DNA sequence from the Thiobacillus sp. SCUT-2 genome:
CCCCGTGTATTCGCGAAAGATGCCCAGGGTCACGGAGCAGTTCACGTCGGCAAATCCGGCCCGGCGCATCGCGTCGAGGATGCGCTCCGGCTCGATCGCGGCCTCGATGGTGGCCCCGTAGTATTCCCACAGCCGCCCTATCACGGCCTGGCTGCGCGTCAGCCGGGCGAGCAGCGGAACGACGACGCCGATGTGCAGGCGCAACAGCGCCCGCGCCAGCCGGCCGCGCGGCCGGCTGATTTCCATGATGCAGACGCGGCCGCCCGGGCGCAGCACGCGCAGGTACTCGGAGAAGGCCCGGTCCAGATCGCCGACGTGGCGCAGGGCATAGCCCATCGAGACGAAGTCGACGAGCTCGTCGGGCAGGGGGATCGATTCCGCATACGCCTCGATGGTCTCGACGGCGACCTTCTTGCGCAGTTCGGCGAGCATGCCGGGCGAGGGATCGAGCGCAAGGACGCGTCCGGCCGGGCCCACGAGTTCGTGTCCGGCGACGGTCACCAGTCCGGTGCCGGCGGCCACGTCCAGCAGCGTCATGCCGGTCTGCAGGCCGTTGCGGCGCAGGACGTCGCGCCGGTACCAGGCGCCGCTGCCCAGCGCGGTGAGCCCCTCGGCGCGGTCGTAGCCGGGCGCCGCCCGGTCGAACAGGTCGCGGGTGACGGCGCGCCGCTCGTCCTCATTCGAAAAATAGGCCGTCAGTCGCGCGTCGGCCTTCAGGGCCGGCTGGCGCATGGGGGATCCGCTCATGAGGTGGGTTCCGAAAGACGCCGCCAGACCAGCAGCGGCAGGCGCAGCACGAAGCCGAGGAAGAGCCGCGCGTGCATCCAGGTCAGGAGCGCGTTGTCGCGCAGGTACTTGAAGTGCGAGACGCCGCCTTCCTCGGCCGACAGGTAGCGCACCGGCGCATCGAGGTTGAGCGGCCGCACGCCCGCCCAGCACAGGCGCACGACCGCCTCGGGGTCGAAATCGAAGCGGCGCATGAAGCGGTTGCGCCGCATGATGCGCGCGAGCGGCGCGATCGGATAGACGCGGAAGCCGTACAGCGAATCGCCGATGCCCATCCACAGCGTCTCCAGGTTGGCCCAGCCGTTCGATACCTCGCGCCCCTTGACGCGCAGGGCGGGCGCCTCCGGCCCGAACACCGGCTTGCCGAGCACCATCGCGCCGGGTTCTGCCTGCGAAGCCGCCATGAAGGCGGGAATCAGCGCGGCCGGATGCTGGCCGTCGGAATCCATGGTCAGCGCATGCGTATAGCCGGCGGCGGCCGCCTGCGTGATGCCTTCCAGCACCGCCGCGCCCTTGCCGCGGTTCTCAGGCAGCACGATGACGCGCAGCCCTTCGTCGGCCGCGGCCAGCGCCTGCAGCGAGTCGGCCGTGCCGTCGGTGCTGCCGTCGACGACGACCCATACCGGCGTCCACTGCGCACGCGCGGCCCGCACCGTATCGACTACCCGGGGACCCGGGTTGTAGCTGGGGATGAGGACGAGGCGGGTGGGCGAACGCGGCGGCATGGCTCAGGCGGCGGCCGAAGCCGGGTAAGTCGGGGCCTCGACGCTGAAATAGGCTTCCAGTTCGGCGGCGAAAAGCGCCGCATCGTTCGGCGGCGGGAAGCGCCGGCCGAGGCGGATGCGGCAGCTCAGCGGCAGCACGGGGGGGCGGAACAGGGGCCAGGCCTTGCCGAGATAAGGCGTGGAAAAATCGATCAGCAGCGTCTGTACCGGCACTTTCGCGCGCTGGGCCATCAGGCCGGCCGCAGGCTGGCAGCGATCGATGGGAAAACGCGACGTGCGCGTGCCTTCCGGGAAGATCACGACCTGCGCGCCGCGCTCGAGTTCGCCGCGCGCGCCCAGGATCATCTCGAGCGGCGCATCGTTGCGGATGTAGCCCGCCAGGCGCGCCGCCGCGCCGAACAGGATGTTGTCGAGCAGGCTTGCCTTCATGACGCAGACCGCGTTGGGCAGGCGCGACACGATCATCACCGCGTCGAGCAGCGAGGGATGGTTCGCCGCGACGACCAGCGGGCCGGCGTCGCGCAGGCGGTCGAGCTCGGCCAGGTCGAAGCGGCTCGCGCAGGCGAGTTCGAGGAAACGCAGGTAGGCGCGGAAGCCGCGCGAGATCACCACGCGTCCCAGCGGCCGGCCGATGCGGCGCGGCAGCAGCGGCGTGAGCAGCATCGCGAACGGCAGCCACGCGAGGCAGAGCACCGCCAGCGCGCCGAGCCCGGCGATCATCGCGAAGGCCTCGTAGGCGCCCCACAGCGGGGTGCGCACCATCCCGCGCTCAGTCATCGACGGGCACGCGGGTCGACGACTCGCCGAAGATCCAGGACACGGCGAAGCCGCCCGCGACGTCGTTCTCGCGGCGCACCAGGGGGCTGTCGGCGAAGACGGCACCGGCGAGGCTGTCGTAGCGCACGAAGGCGCCGAACCAGACATTGCGGAAGCGCTTCGACGTCGACGCCAGCACCTGCACGCCGGCGTATCCGGCGTCGGCCGCATAGGCCGGGCGGGTCGCGGTCGCGTATTGCGGCGCGACGCCGTAGAAATAATCGTGCTGGCGGGCGTCGCCGAACACCGGGCCGGCGAGGAACCCGAACTTCCACCCGGGCAGGCCCCGCACGTCGGTGAGGTCGAGGTTCAGCTTCGGATTGAACACCCAGCCGATGTCGCGCGGCGTGCGCTCGAGCGTGTAGGCCGCGCGCAGCGGCAGCTGGAGCTTGAGGAAGCGCGCGCGGTTCTCCGAGCGCCACAGCGTGACGTCGAGCTCCGGACCGACCTCGAAGCTCGCCTGCAGGTCCGGCATGCCGGCGCGCGCGATCACGCTGTCGCTGGGTGCCGGCGGCGACAGCGCGGCCGACACGGTCAGCTCGAGGCGGTCGCTGTCGAACACCTGGCCGCGCAGTCCGTGGCGGTCGGCCTTCAGTATCCTGCCGTGGTAGGTGAAATAGGGAATCGGCATCAGAAACGTGCTGCGCTGGTCGGAGCCGCGGTAGGCCGGCAGGTCCAGCGCGGCGACGCCCGCGCCCACCTCCCACAGCGGCGCCTCCTCGACCGCGTGCGCAGCCGGAACCGACAACACCAGCACCAGCGCCGCCGCCAGATGAATCGAGCGGGCCATCAGTCCGACCCCAGCGCGTGCGAAGCCATCGCCTCGATCTCGACCAGCAGGTCCGCGCGACAGATGTCGGCCTGCACGTAGAGCGTCTCCGCCCCGCCCAGCGCCGACGCGAGCGCGTCGCGCACCGCCGGGAAGTCGGCCGCATGCCGCACGTAGACACGATAGACGAGTTCGTCGAGCCTGAATGGCCGCGATCGCGCAGTGCGATTGACCTCGGCGACGACCGCCGCGACGTTGGCCAGCGCCTCGCGCGATTGCGCGGCGACATCCTCGGGATGCACGGTCCGGTGGCCCACGATGCTGGCCGTGCCCGAAACGAACAGCAACTCCTGCCCCGCCGGATGGACCAGCGCGGCGCGCGAGAAGGTCGGCGCGCGCGGGCCGTATTCGCCGGGATAGTGGTAGGCGCTGACCTGGCGCGGATTTTCGAACGGCATGGCCGGCGCCCGGCCGGCGAGGAAGGCGATCGACAACGGGCCTTCGGCGAGGCCGATCGCGCAGGCCGCGGGGACGTTGCCGGTCGCGCTGCGACGATGGGCTATGAAGGCGTCCTGACGGCCGACGTTGAACTGGCGATAACGCTCGAGTCCGTGCGTCTCGGCGTTGATGTCGGCCATGTAGTTCCACACGCGCCACAGATGCGGCAACTGCTGCGCCTCGAGCAGGCGGAAGACGCGATCGTAGGCCGCCGTGCTCGCCGCCTGCAGCGGCGGCCGGCCGGCGCCCGCGAAGTCGGCCTCGTCGAGGTCGATCACGCCGAACAGCGCCTCGCCCGCGCGCCGCCAGACGATGCCTTCGCTGACCCCGTGCTGCACGGGGCCGGCGGCCGGCAGCCAGGTCTCCTGCACCGTGGCCGTGCCGGCCCCCAGGAGGGGCGCGCTGATCGCCTGCAGCGGCCAGCCGGCGGCGGGCGCGACCCCGCGCCCGAGCAGGGCGCCGCCGAGTTCGCTGCCGGTCCGGTGCAGGGCCGTGGGCGGCGAGGAACGGAATTGCAGTGTCACTATGCGTTGTACAGGGCCGGGTCGTCGACCTTGCGGATGTTGAAGCGCCGCTGCTTCCATGCCGCGAGGGCACGCTGCGGCTGGAACACGTTGGCGGCGTAGTAGAGCGCCTTGAAGACCCAGACCGAGCGCCAGATCGGCGTCCTGTCGAAGATGTCGCCGGCCAGCACCGACAGCAGCGCTTCCTTGACGCGGAAGACGTTCTTCGGCCCCATGAAGAAGTCGCGCATGATCGGGTTGGTCACGCGGTAGATGAACCACGAGAACTGCTTCGGGCCGTGCTTCATCTTCGCGTCGAAGCGCTTGAGCGCGGCCGGCGCGGCGGCGGGATTCTTCAGGCAGGCGTCGAGGGTCTCGGCACCGATCACGCCGCTGTGCATCGCCAGCCACACGCCGGAGGAGAACACCGGGTCGATGAACGCGTACGCGTCGCCGAGCATCAGGTAGTTCGGTCCGTGGGTGCGCTCGGCCACATAGGAAAAGTTGCCGGTCGCCTCGACCTCGGTGATGAGCTTCGCGTCCTGCAGGCGTTCCGCCAGCTCCGGACAGGTCGCGACGTTGTCCAGCAGGAACTGCCGCAGGCTGCGCGCGCCCTTGGTCTTCATGTGGTAGGGCCAGGTCACCATGCCGACACTGGTGGTGTCGTTCATCATCGGAATGAACCAGAACCAGCCGTGGTCGAACCAGAAGATCGTGATGTTGCCCTCGGCCTGGCCTTCATGGCGGCGCGCATGGGCGAAATGGCTGTAGACCGCGGAGCTGTTGTGGCGCGGGTTGCGGTGCTTGATCTGGAAGCGGTTCGCGAGGAAGGTGTCGCGGCCGGAGGCGTCGACGACGAAGCGCGCCTGCCACGCCTCTTCGCGGCCGTCGTCGTGGCGCGCACGGACGACGACGCGGTCGTCCGGCTGGAAGTCGACCGCCTGCACCCTGCAGCCCTGGTGCACCTCCGCGCCCTTGCGCGCGGCGTTGCGGATCAGGACGTCATCGAATTCGGCGCGCTTCACCTGGTAGGCGTAGGGCATCGACTTGTCCCACGCATCGGCGAAATGGAACACCTGCGTCGCGTCGTGATAGGGGGACACGAACTCGGCCGCCCATTTCTCCATGCCGATCGCCTTCACCTCGTCGGCGATGCCGAGCCGCTCGAACAGCGGCAGGTTGGCCGGCAGCAGCGATTCGCCGATGTGGAAGCGGGGATGGCGGGCCTTCTCGAGCAGCACGACGTGGTAGCCCTTCTCCGCCAGCAGCGGCGCGACCGTCGAGCCGGCGGGTCCTCCGCCGATCACCAGCACATCGCAGCGGCGACGTTCCCCCTGTTGGATTTGCTGTTCCATGGCTTTCACTTTCCGAATCCTGAATCGTTCGCAGCGGGCACGATGCCTCGTCGCGGCGAGCCGTCGCCCCTTGCGGGCAGGCGAATTATACCGTCGCGGGCAGGCCGGCGCCGCTTATCCCGGCCAGCGCACGCCGTGCCGGGCCTGCTGCGCGAACGCCTCGGCGGTCACCGGGCGGCTGAACAAGTAGCCCTGCGCTTCGTCGCAGCGCGAGGCACGCAGGAAGGCCAGCTGGGCGTCGGTCTCGACGCCTTCGGCGATCACCTCGAGCTGCAGGATGTGGCCGAGCTGGATGATGGCCTCGACGATCGAGGCGCTGTCGCCGTCGGTCA
Encoded proteins:
- a CDS encoding MipA/OmpV family protein, whose translation is MARSIHLAAALVLVLSVPAAHAVEEAPLWEVGAGVAALDLPAYRGSDQRSTFLMPIPYFTYHGRILKADRHGLRGQVFDSDRLELTVSAALSPPAPSDSVIARAGMPDLQASFEVGPELDVTLWRSENRARFLKLQLPLRAAYTLERTPRDIGWVFNPKLNLDLTDVRGLPGWKFGFLAGPVFGDARQHDYFYGVAPQYATATRPAYAADAGYAGVQVLASTSKRFRNVWFGAFVRYDSLAGAVFADSPLVRRENDVAGGFAVSWIFGESSTRVPVDD
- a CDS encoding NAD(P)/FAD-dependent oxidoreductase; translation: MEQQIQQGERRRCDVLVIGGGPAGSTVAPLLAEKGYHVVLLEKARHPRFHIGESLLPANLPLFERLGIADEVKAIGMEKWAAEFVSPYHDATQVFHFADAWDKSMPYAYQVKRAEFDDVLIRNAARKGAEVHQGCRVQAVDFQPDDRVVVRARHDDGREEAWQARFVVDASGRDTFLANRFQIKHRNPRHNSSAVYSHFAHARRHEGQAEGNITIFWFDHGWFWFIPMMNDTTSVGMVTWPYHMKTKGARSLRQFLLDNVATCPELAERLQDAKLITEVEATGNFSYVAERTHGPNYLMLGDAYAFIDPVFSSGVWLAMHSGVIGAETLDACLKNPAAAPAALKRFDAKMKHGPKQFSWFIYRVTNPIMRDFFMGPKNVFRVKEALLSVLAGDIFDRTPIWRSVWVFKALYYAANVFQPQRALAAWKQRRFNIRKVDDPALYNA
- a CDS encoding class I SAM-dependent methyltransferase, coding for MSGSPMRQPALKADARLTAYFSNEDERRAVTRDLFDRAAPGYDRAEGLTALGSGAWYRRDVLRRNGLQTGMTLLDVAAGTGLVTVAGHELVGPAGRVLALDPSPGMLAELRKKVAVETIEAYAESIPLPDELVDFVSMGYALRHVGDLDRAFSEYLRVLRPGGRVCIMEISRPRGRLARALLRLHIGVVVPLLARLTRSQAVIGRLWEYYGATIEAAIEPERILDAMRRAGFADVNCSVTLGIFREYTGRKA
- a CDS encoding lysophospholipid acyltransferase family protein, with product MTERGMVRTPLWGAYEAFAMIAGLGALAVLCLAWLPFAMLLTPLLPRRIGRPLGRVVISRGFRAYLRFLELACASRFDLAELDRLRDAGPLVVAANHPSLLDAVMIVSRLPNAVCVMKASLLDNILFGAAARLAGYIRNDAPLEMILGARGELERGAQVVIFPEGTRTSRFPIDRCQPAAGLMAQRAKVPVQTLLIDFSTPYLGKAWPLFRPPVLPLSCRIRLGRRFPPPNDAALFAAELEAYFSVEAPTYPASAAA
- a CDS encoding glycosyltransferase family 2 protein, which translates into the protein MPPRSPTRLVLIPSYNPGPRVVDTVRAARAQWTPVWVVVDGSTDGTADSLQALAAADEGLRVIVLPENRGKGAAVLEGITQAAAAGYTHALTMDSDGQHPAALIPAFMAASQAEPGAMVLGKPVFGPEAPALRVKGREVSNGWANLETLWMGIGDSLYGFRVYPIAPLARIMRRNRFMRRFDFDPEAVVRLCWAGVRPLNLDAPVRYLSAEEGGVSHFKYLRDNALLTWMHARLFLGFVLRLPLLVWRRLSEPTS
- a CDS encoding chorismate transformation enzyme, FkbO/Hyg5 family encodes the protein MTLQFRSSPPTALHRTGSELGGALLGRGVAPAAGWPLQAISAPLLGAGTATVQETWLPAAGPVQHGVSEGIVWRRAGEALFGVIDLDEADFAGAGRPPLQAASTAAYDRVFRLLEAQQLPHLWRVWNYMADINAETHGLERYRQFNVGRQDAFIAHRRSATGNVPAACAIGLAEGPLSIAFLAGRAPAMPFENPRQVSAYHYPGEYGPRAPTFSRAALVHPAGQELLFVSGTASIVGHRTVHPEDVAAQSREALANVAAVVAEVNRTARSRPFRLDELVYRVYVRHAADFPAVRDALASALGGAETLYVQADICRADLLVEIEAMASHALGSD